The DNA window AGGGAAAGGGGCAGGAGGGGAAGGGTCATCCGGTCGGGGAGGACCACGGGCCGCCCGGTGCGGGCGGAAAGCCCCCAGGTGAGGAAGGCGAGGGCCATCCCCACCCCCGCCCCCCAAAGCGCCCCGAAGAGGGCCGCCATGTGCACCTGGTGGGGCCCCACGGGGACCTCGGCCCTACCCTCCCTGAAGCGCCTCAGGAAGAGGTTTGCGTACCCTGCCACCAGGCCAAGCCCCCCGGCGGCCATGAGGCTTCCGTCCAGGCTCTCCCGGAAGGGCAGGGGAAAGGCGAAGAGCCAGGAGGCGAAAAGCCCCAGGAAGAGGAGGCCGTAGGTGAGGGCGTCGGGAAGCTCAAAGGTGTCCAGGTCCAAGAAGGAGAGGGCCACCAGGAGGGCCAGGAAGGCGAAGACCAGGAAGGCCTCCACCCCTGGGGGGTAAAAGCGGCTGGCCAGGAGGAAAAGCCCCCCGGTCAGGGCCTCCACCAGGGGGTAGCGGGGGGAGATGGGACGGGCGCAATAGCGGCACCGCCCCTTGAGGAGGAGGTAGGAGAGGACGGGGACGAGGTCTAAGGGGCCCAAAGGGTGGCCGCACTGGGGGCAGCGGGAGGAAGGGAAAACCAAGGACTCCCCCCGGGGGAGGCGGTGGATCACCACGTTCAGAAAAGAGCCCACCGCAAGGCCCAAAAGCAGGGCGAAGAGGGACCACATAAGGGCATTCTACGGGGTAGCCTGGCTTTCACAGGGCTTTGAAGGGTTCGGGTGTAGGATAGCTCCGTGACGCCGGAAACCGCTTACCAAAACCTCCTGGAGTTCCAGAGGGAAACCGCCTACCTCGCCTCTTTGGGGGCCCTCGCCGCCTGGGACCAGCGCACCATGATCCCCAAAAAGGGCCACGAGCACCGGGCCCAGCAGATGGCCGCCCTGGCCCGGCTCCTCCACCAGCGGATGACGGACCCCAGGATCGGGGAGTGGCTTGGAGGAGTGGAGGGAAGCCCCCTGGTCCAGGACCCCCTCTCCGACGCCGCGGTGAACGTCCGGGCCTGGAGGCTCGCCTATGAGCGGGCCCGGGCCATTCCCGAGAGGCTCGCCGTGGAGCTGGCCCAGGCCAGAAGCGAGGGGGAGACCGCCTGGGAGGCCCTCCGCCCCCAGGACGACTGGAAGGGCTTCCTGCCCTACTTGCGGCGCCTCTACGCCCTGGTGCGGGAGGAGGCCGAGATCCTGATGGGGGTGGGGCCGGACCCCCTGGACCCCCCCTTTGGGGAGGTTTACGATGCCCTTCTGGACGGGTACGAGCCCGGGGCAAGGGCCAAGGACCTCGAGCCCCTTTTCGCCCGCCTGCGGCAGGGGCTTCGGGGCCTTCTGGACCGCATCCTGGGGAGCGGGCGGAGGCCCGACACGGGCCTCCTGCACCGCCCCTTCCCCGCCGAGGCGCAAAGGGGCTTTGCCCTGGAGCTCCTCAAGGCCTGCGGCTACGACCTCGAGGCGGGCCGCCTGGACCCCACCGCTCATCCCTTTGCCATCGCCATCGGCCCCGGGGACGTGCGCATCACCACCCGCTACTACCAGGACTTCTTCAACGCCGGCATCTTCGGCACCCTCCACGAGATGGGCCACGCCCTCTACGAGCAGGGCCTGCCCAAGGAGCACTGGGGCACCCCCAGGGGGGAGGCGGTCTCCCTGGGGGTCCACGAGTCCCAAAGCCGCACCTGGGAGAACCTGGTGGGCCGCTCCTTGGGCTTCTGGGAGCGCTTCTTCCCCCGGGCCCAGGAGGTGTTCCCGAGCCTAAAGGACGTGCACCTAAAGGACTTCCACCTTGCCGTGAACGCTGTGGAGCCCTCCCTGATCCGGGTGGAGGCGGACGAGGTCACCTACAACCTCCATATCCTGGTGCGCCTGGAGCTGGAGCTCGCCCTCTTCAGGGGGGAGCTTGCCCTAGAAGACCTCCCTGGGGCTTGGGAGGAGCGGTACCGGGCCTACCTGGGGGTGGCCCCTAAGGACTACAAGGACGGGGTCATGCAGGACGTGCATTGGTCGGGGGGGATGTTCGGTTACTTCCCCACCTACACCCTGGGCAACCTTTACGCCGCCCAGTTCTTCGCCAAGGCCCAAGAGGAGCTCGGCCCCCTCGAGCCCCTGTTCGCCCGGGGGGAGTTCCGGCCCTTCCTGGACTGGTCCCGCGCCAAGATCCACGCCGAGGGGAGCCGGTACAGGCCCCGTGCCCTGATGGAGCGGGTTACCGGCGCTCCTCCCAGCGAGCGCCCCTTCCTAACGTACCTGGAGAGGAAGTACACCGCTCTCTACGGCCTCTAAGGGGGCCCCGCGCGGCCCGGGTGGGGGCCTAGTAGCCATGGAGAAGCCCGAGCCGCTTGGCCCGCCTGACCGCCCTCCGGAAGAGGAAGAGCCCCAGGAGGAAGTAGGCGAGGCTATTCAGGAAGGCCAGCCCCAGGCTCCAAGCTTCCAGGGGAGCCCCCTCCGCCAGCATCCTG is part of the Thermus islandicus DSM 21543 genome and encodes:
- a CDS encoding prepilin peptidase, encoding MWSLFALLLGLAVGSFLNVVIHRLPRGESLVFPSSRCPQCGHPLGPLDLVPVLSYLLLKGRCRYCARPISPRYPLVEALTGGLFLLASRFYPPGVEAFLVFAFLALLVALSFLDLDTFELPDALTYGLLFLGLFASWLFAFPLPFRESLDGSLMAAGGLGLVAGYANLFLRRFREGRAEVPVGPHQVHMAALFGALWGAGVGMALAFLTWGLSARTGRPVVLPDRMTLPLLPLSLLLAPALGLDLLESLKGSLLAAGGLALAGGLYWAFRPLPEEEEEPVALGYGDVKLLGALGAWLGPYAFLALFLGVFAGALFGLLFRQRKLPFGPYLALGGVVALFFGEALWKAYLRFLGL
- a CDS encoding carboxypeptidase M32, with the translated sequence MTPETAYQNLLEFQRETAYLASLGALAAWDQRTMIPKKGHEHRAQQMAALARLLHQRMTDPRIGEWLGGVEGSPLVQDPLSDAAVNVRAWRLAYERARAIPERLAVELAQARSEGETAWEALRPQDDWKGFLPYLRRLYALVREEAEILMGVGPDPLDPPFGEVYDALLDGYEPGARAKDLEPLFARLRQGLRGLLDRILGSGRRPDTGLLHRPFPAEAQRGFALELLKACGYDLEAGRLDPTAHPFAIAIGPGDVRITTRYYQDFFNAGIFGTLHEMGHALYEQGLPKEHWGTPRGEAVSLGVHESQSRTWENLVGRSLGFWERFFPRAQEVFPSLKDVHLKDFHLAVNAVEPSLIRVEADEVTYNLHILVRLELELALFRGELALEDLPGAWEERYRAYLGVAPKDYKDGVMQDVHWSGGMFGYFPTYTLGNLYAAQFFAKAQEELGPLEPLFARGEFRPFLDWSRAKIHAEGSRYRPRALMERVTGAPPSERPFLTYLERKYTALYGL